A stretch of the Lolium perenne isolate Kyuss_39 chromosome 3, Kyuss_2.0, whole genome shotgun sequence genome encodes the following:
- the LOC127343559 gene encoding uncharacterized protein — MSSGDDSRRPNPLPSALVSNLQSVLAARRPPPTEDATATAAETSAPAPATAVADDGPAKPVVLLTCAGGIQSPGLAALVDALVKGGRCDVHVCAPESDKPVCGHSITIRETVSATSVDFAGAKAFEISGTPVDCISLGLSGRLFAWSAPALVISGINAGPNCGYEMFHSSAVAAAREALMCGVPSIAISLNWKKDETKDSDFKDAAGLCLPLIHAALADIEKGTFLSGCLLNIGVPSSPSANKGFKLTKQSICSPAQSWQAVSSSRPTPASHFMGMHQSLGIQLAQLGKDASAAGAARRGNTQRKTVEVESVAAAGKPATREVVKKSFRAEFVEKLHEGLDEDIDLRALENGFISVTPLSIHGRVEPELETPASDWLSAALAVDKEKEASAVIAEEQDATDVAEEKESPAT; from the exons ATGAGCTCCGGCGACGACTCCCGGAGGCCCAATCCCCTCCCCTCCGCGCTCGTGTCCAACCTACAGTCCGTGCTCGCCGCCCGCCGTCCGCCCCCGACCGAggacgccaccgccaccgcggccGAGACCTCGGCCCCGGCCccggcgacggcggtggcggaTGACGGCCCCGCCAAGCCCGTCGTGCTCCTGACCTGCGCCGGTGGGATCCAGTCGCCGGGCCTCGCGGCGCTCGTCGACGCGCTCGTCAAGGGCGGCCGCTGCGACGTCCACGTGTGCGCCCCCGAATC GGACAAGCCTGTTTGTGGTCACTCCATTACCATCCGGGAGACCGTCTCAGCGACATCCGTCGATTTCGCAGGGGCGAAGGCTTTCGAGATATCAG GGACGCCCGTGGATTGCATCTCGCTGGGATTATCCGGGAGGCTGTTTGCGTGGTCGGCACCTGCTCTG GTGATCAGCGGCATCAATGCTGGGCCAAACTGCGGCTATGAGAT GTTCCACTCTTCTGCCGTTGCTGCCGCAAGAGAGGCCTTAATGTGCGGGGTGCCTTCGATTGCCATCTCACTGAATTG GAAGAAGGATGAAACTAAGGACAGTGACTTCAAGGATGCAGCTGGGTTGTGCTTGCCATTGATACATGCGGCCTTGGCAGACATCGAGAAGGGAACTTTCCTCAGCGGGTGCCTGCTGAATATTGGGGTTCCGAGCTCGCCATCTGCGAATAAG GGTTTCAAGTTGACCAAGCAAAGCATATGCAGTCCTGCTCAAAGTTGGCAAGCTGTGTCGTCAAGTAGACCTACACCTGCTTCTCActtcatgggcatgcatcaaagccTTGGTATTCAGCTCGCACAGCTTGGGAAGGATGCTTCTGCAGCA GGAGCTGCACGCAGAGGTAATACCCAGCGGAAGACAGTTGAGGTCGAGTCTGTTGCAGCTGCAGGGAAACCAGCGACTAGAGAAGTAGTGAAGAAATCCTTCCGTGCTGAG TTCGTCGAGAAGCTGCATGAAGGTCTGGATGAGGATATTGATTTGAGAGCTTTGGAAAATGGATtt ATATCTGTCACTCCTCTGAGTATACATGGCCGTGTGGAGCCTGAACTTGAAACTCCAGCTTCGGACTGGCTGTCAGCAGCTTTGGCTGTAGACAAAGAAAAAGAAGCTTCTGCAGTGATAGCCGAAGAACAAGATGCTACGGATGTAGCCGAAGAAAAGGAAAGTCCAGCTACCTAA
- the LOC139838104 gene encoding uncharacterized protein, which yields MDAVKENWTLPTLLLFLPADGTRGGVALFWDPSIVHITNPSIRQFSISASVTILSSGASFTLSTVYGSAEDAIKPTFLQEMKDLVPSAGEPWLIAGDFNLIYEARDKNNDNLCRRLMGQFRAALNQAELFELRCSNRKFSWSNERELPTLVNLDRIFCNAAWDAIFSPCAVQALSTSHSDHCP from the exons ATGGATGCAGTTAAAGAAAA CTGGACCCTCCCGACGCTCCTTCTTTTCCTCCCGGCCGACGGAACAAGAGGAGGCGTAGCGCTCTTCTGGGATCCCTCCATCGTCCACATCACCAACCCGTCCATCCGACAGTTTTCAATCTCAGCATCGGTCACCATCCTGAGTTCCGGCGCCTCGTTCACCCTGTCAACCGTGTACGGGTCAGCGGAGGATGCAATCAAACCAACTTTCCTGCAAGAAATGAAGGATCTCGTGCCGTCCGCCGGAGAGCCGTGGCTCATCGCGGGGGATTTTAATCTAATCTACGAAGCACGCGACAAGAACAACGACAACCTCTGTAGACGCCTCATGGGACAGTTCAGAGCGGCCCTTAATCAGGCTGAGCTGTTTGAGCTTCGCTGCTCCAACAGGAAATTTTCCTGGAGCAATGAAAGAGAGCTGCCCACCCTGGTAAACCTTGACCGCATTTTCTGCAATGCGGCCTGGGATGCCATCTTCTCCCCATGCGCTGTTCAGGCCCTCTCTACTTCACACTCAGATCACTGCCCCTGA
- the LOC127339846 gene encoding putative disease resistance protein RGA4, with amino-acid sequence MAPPHKLEATVGWSASAFVAAVLARLIRKGIELLSELDGAAVGHLRRLEGLLTSVWLLLDAADAGAIDFTQRPVQDLLNAAYSADDALDDLERALLQLQVGMAGGSEPGSNAGSPASVVGASRKPRSPMRFFLCFSPPRTAASSSGSAASSRRRSSSNKKSSVDLGGLGEAFEKLAQAAYRCTSMYEHVVPRKNYATILSVKPGDAASGAARDMYDIFGREAEVDQIVKKVRFGDDLHYRLGVGVLPVVGAEGIGKTALTQLIFHHEIIKAEFPVRMWVQVSGTLLVSKQLMVQMVHPLARDAHDTEDIRELLLEQLTGKRILLVLDGVTDVSDAQWRDLMEVLQQAARRSLIMVTTQSESAATALGTMPPLILSPLAFDDYWKMFKHFAFGSADESEDCTPLGDEWEDLEEEEEELSPIEQIAYEIAKKLDCSPLPARLIGRSLYFRQGEEGHWKNVLDDTLWEQQQIGGISPALWLSYQHLDPRLKQCFAYCAVFPDDYVFRKEELEQMWIAQGLIYSDDRAARLEDVADELFDELAERCFFQPLGRNRYVMHNMMQKLSQAVSASQCYMVTESSGKVPQEVRHLTIRTNNLLKLKMDLALQLSPSSENHFLQRVRTILFFADFSDSDDFLEVLAEIFSIAKSVRVLGLSCANITFLPAEIGLVRHLRYLNLSRNSITELPETVCQLHLLQVLDVKCNSRYLHPPNGTSSLIHLRHLHASALFLSDIPDIQNLSNLQELEALRVGRSTQLIALRQMMQLRGALHIENLRQCDVSEFKKGILKGMKHLNKLHLSWANSTGESKDIPIDEEVLECLQPHENVKVLKITGYTGIRSPSWMLKSSCSLSNATSMYLSDCMNWESLPPFHEMPCLEVLEIRKMHSIKEMGAVPQPSDAELFPKLKKLVIEDALHFTGWSRGKSTRNITFPCLSKLEIRNCPDLTTFPDVPLSLTIMIIENVGLHILPMIHDKQSSEEEEMSTSEEGRWTSGLTTLQIHHCHKLRSLGSGLLQQQHLLRSLEVLSIKSCDNIICDLADGFKDLTALRDLSLYDCPKLLVDKFHASLRTLEISECFIAQGGWVDEYPFLFSLWTLKISGCSHVSADQGSKIEPLDWLSSLFNVYSLQLENTLFVRLSMFDKLHSLEILEIDGSHAFFDGSLEFEWLEKLHTLSIRNCRELCELPENLYTLPSLEELCVENCPAIQALPANGLPASLKRLSISKCSPHLTQRCLDEELDQPKIAKIGVAYIEGKSIISTEE; translated from the coding sequence ATGGCGCCACCGCATAAGCTCGAGGCGACGGTCGGGTGGTCGGCGTCGGCATTCGTAGCCGCCGTGCTCGCCCGTCTAATCCGCAAAGGCATCGAGCTGCTGTCCGAGCTAGACGGAGCTGCGGTGGGTCACCTGCGCCGCCTCGAGGGGCTCCTCACGTCTGTGTGGCTTTTGCTCGACGCGGCCGACGCTGGCGCCATCGACTTCACCCAGCGGCCCGTCCAAGACTTGCTCAACGCTGCCTACTCCGCCGACGACGCCCTCGACGACCTTGAGCGCGCTCTTCTCCAGCTCCAGGTCGGCATGGCAGGAGGCAGCGAACCCGGTTCAAACGCCGGTTCACCTGCCTCCGTCGTCGGCGCCTCGAGGAAGCCACGCAGCCCTATGAGGTTCTTTCTCTGCTTCAGCCCACCCAGAACAGCAGCTTCTAGCAGTGGTAGCGCCGCCAGCTCTCGCCGGAGATCCTCAAGCAACAAGAAGAGCAGCGTCGACCTGGGCGGCCTAGGAGAGGCATTCGAGAAGTTGGCACAAGCCGCGTACAGGTGCACGTCCATGTACGAGCACGTCGTGCCACGGAAGAACTATGCCACCATCCTTTCAGTGAAGCCAGGGGATGCAGCATCAGGAGCAGCACGTGATATGTACGACATCTTCGGGAGGGAGGCTGAGGTGGATCAAATCGTCAAGAAGGTGAGATTCGGCGACGATCTGCACTACCGCCTCGGGGTTGGCGTCCTCCCTGTTGTCGGCGCCGAGGGTATTGGCAAGACGGCGCTCACGCAGCTCATCTTCCACCATGAGATCATCAAGGCCGAGTTCCCCGTGCGTATGTGGGTGCAAGTCTCTGGCACACTCCTGGTCAGCAAGCAGCTCATGGTTCAGATGGTGCATCCGCTTGCACGAGATGCCCATGACACCGAAGACATCAGGGAGCTTCTGCTGGAGCAGTTGACTGGCAAGAGGATCTTGCTCGTGCTCGACGGTGTCACAGATGTCAGCGATGCCCAGTGGAGAGATCTAATGGAGGTGCTGCAGCAAGCTGCTCGAAGGAGCTTGATCATGGTGACGACTCAATCCGAAAGTGCTGCCACAGCATTAGGCACCATGCCCCCACTGATCCTCAGCCCTCTGGCATTCGATGACTACTGGAAGATGTTCAAGCATTTTGCATTTGGGAGTGCGGATGAGAGCGAAGATTGCACTCCGCTGGGGGATGAATGGGAGGAccttgaagaggaggaggaggagttgtcACCGATAGAGCAAATCGCGTATGAAATAGCCAAGAAATTGGACTGCTCTCCATTACCAGCACGTCTCATTGGGCGCTCACTATACTTCCGGCAGGGCGAAGAAGGCCACTGGAAAAATGTGTTGGATGATACCTTGTGGGAACAGCAACAAATCGGCGGGATCTCGCCAGCATTGTGGCTGAGCTACCAGCACCTCGATCCCCGCCTCAAGCAGTGTTTCGCATATTGTGCAGTGTTTCCAGATGACTATGTGTTCAGAAAGGAAGAATTGGAGCAGATGTGGATAGCACAGGGGCTGATATATTCTGATGACCGTGCAGCAAGACTGGAGGATGTCGCCGACGAGTTATTTGATGAACTTGCTGAACGATGCTTCTTTCAGCCTCTGGGAAGAAACAGATACGTCATGCACAATATGATGCAGAAGCTATCGCAAGCGGTCTCGGCGAGCCAATGTTACATGGTTACTGAGAGCTCAGGAAAAGTGCCACAAGAAGTTCGTCACCTGACAATCAGGACTAACAACCTGCTGAAGTTGAAGATGGATTTGGCGTTGCAGCTCTCACCTTCCTCTGAAAACCATTTCCTTCAGCGGGTTCGTACAATTCTGTTCTTCGCAGATTTCAGTGACTCGGATGACTTTTTGGAAGTTTTAGCTGAGATTTTCTCAATCGCAAAGAGTGTGAGAGTTCTTGGCTTATCATGTGCAAACATTACATTTCTTCCTGCTGAGATTGGCCTGGTCCGACACCTCCGGTATCTCAATCTGTCCAGGAACAGCATCACTGAACTTCCAGAGACAGTGTGCCAGCTCCACCTACTTCAGGTGCTGGATGTCAAGTGCAATTCTCGTTACCTCCATCCTCCCAATGGCACTTCCAGTTTGATTCACCTGAGGCATCTTCATGCAAGTGCACTATTTCTTTCGGACATACCTGACATACAAAATCTCTCAAATCTGCAAGAGTTGGAGGCACTCCGTGTTGGCAGGAGCACGCAACTCATTGCCTTACGACAAATGATGCAACTCAGAGGCGCACTTCACATTGAAAATCTGCGTCAGTGTGATGTAAGTGAGTTCAAGAAGGGTATCCTGAAAGGAATGAAGCACCTGAACAAACTACACCTGTCTTGGGCTAACTCTACGGGTGAAAGCAAAGATATTCCCATCGATGAAGAGGTACTTGAGTGCTTGCAGCCACATGAGAATGTGAAGGTTCTGAAAATTACGGGCTACACAGGAATCAGATCTCCATCATGGATGCTGAAGAGCTCATGTTCACTGTCAAATGCGACATCTATGTACTTATCAGATTGCATGAACTGGGAGAGCCTACCTCCCTTCCATGAGATGCCTTGCCTTGAGGTTCTTGAGATCAGAAAGATGCATTCTATTAAGGAAATGGGTGCTGTTCCTCAACCATCTGATGCAGAATTGTTCCCAAAACTCAAAAAGCTCGTTATCGAAGACGCTTTGCATTTCACTGGATGGTCGAGAGGCAAATCAACAAGAAACATAACATTTCCCTGCCTGTCCAAGCTAGAGATAAGGAATTGCCCCGACCTGACAACCTTTCCAGATGTCCCCCTTTCACTTACTATCATGATCATTGAGAATGTTGGTCTTCATATTCTGCCAATGATTCATGATAAGCaatcatcagaagaagaggagatGTCAACATCAGAAGAAGGTAGATGGACATCAGGGCTCACCACATTACAAATACATCACTGCCACAAACTAAGGTCCCTAGGATCAGGACTTCTTCAGCAGCAGCACCTCCTACGCTCTCTTGAGGTTCTGTCAATCAAGAGCTGCGACAACATCATCTGTGATCTGGCCGACGGATTCAAAGATCTCACTGCATTGAGGGACCTCTCTCTATATGACTGCCCAAAGCTGCTCGTCGACAAGTTCCATGCATCATTGCGAACACTGGAGATCAGCGAGTGCTTCATTGCGCAGGGTGGATGGGTGGACGAGTACCCTTTCCTCTTCTCATTGTGGACACTAAAGATCAGTGGCTGCTCGCATGTAAGCGCTGATCAAGGCAGCAAGATTGAACCTTTGGACTGGCTAAGCTCCCTGTTCAATGTGTACAGTCTTCAATTGGAGAACACATTGTTTGTGAGATTGAGCATGTTTGACAAGCTTCATTCTCTTGAGATACTTGAGATTGACGGAAGTCACGCATTCTTTGATGGTTCATTGGAATTTGAATGGCTGGAGAAGCTGCACACCCTCAGCATTAGGAACTGCAGGGAATTGTGTGAGCTTCCCGAAAACCTCTACACTCTGCCTTCATTGGAAGAGCTGTGTGTAGAGAACTGTCCCGCTATTCAGGCATTGCCAGCAAACGGGTTGCCAGCGTCACTGAAGAGATTATCCATATCTAAGTGCAGTCCTCACCTAACTCAGCGGTGTCTCGATGAAGAACTTGATCAGCCAAAGATTGCAAAGATTGGTGTTGCCTACATTGAGGGGAAAAGTATTATTAGTACAGAAGAATAG